A single Micromonospora sp. CCTCC AA 2012012 DNA region contains:
- a CDS encoding arginine repressor: protein MTAPLTRTARHARIVELIRDTAIHSQTELADLLATDGIQVTQATLSRDLKELGAVTARGGDGRGVYLIPEDGHRPLRDAEAAPARLLRLLRELLNGVDASGNIAVLRTPPGAAHYLASALDRAGLPEIVGTIAGDDTILVVAREALGGAALGDKLAGWARREDNVEGSTTS, encoded by the coding sequence ATGACCGCCCCGCTGACCCGTACCGCCCGGCACGCCCGGATCGTCGAGCTGATCCGCGACACGGCGATCCACTCGCAGACCGAGCTGGCCGACCTGCTCGCCACCGACGGCATCCAGGTCACCCAGGCCACCCTCTCCCGGGACCTGAAGGAACTGGGGGCGGTCACCGCGCGCGGCGGCGACGGGCGGGGCGTCTATCTGATCCCCGAGGACGGCCACCGGCCGCTGCGGGACGCCGAGGCCGCGCCGGCCCGGCTCCTCCGGCTGCTGCGCGAGTTGCTCAACGGGGTCGACGCGAGCGGCAACATCGCCGTGCTGCGTACCCCGCCGGGCGCAGCCCACTACCTGGCCAGCGCGTTGGACCGAGCGGGCCTGCCCGAGATCGTCGGCACCATCGCCGGCGACGACACCATCCTCGTCGTGGCCCGCGAGGCCCTCGGCGGGGCCGCGCTCGGCGACAAGCTCGCCGGCTGGGCCCGCCGGGAAGACAACGTTGAAGGGAGCACCACATCATGA
- the pheT gene encoding phenylalanine--tRNA ligase subunit beta, which translates to MRVSVSWLREYVDLPADLPTGDLEQALVDLGIEVESIVDLRETVSGPLVVGEVLEIEELTGFKKPIRFCRVDVGAANGTGEPQEIVCGARNFAPGDRVVVILPGGVLPGDFHIGARKTYGRNSHGMICSAKELGLGDDHSGIIVLPEDTPAKPGDDARPVVGLDDVVVELEITPDRGYALSLRGLARELAHALAVEFRDPGLAAAPGGTAEPAYPVEVRDTVGCDRFAARLVRGVDPTAQTPGWMARRLTVAGIRSISLPVDITNYVMLELGQPMHAFDADRISGPLVVRRAEPGEQLTTLDGVKRTLAAEDMVICDDTGPISLAAVMGGETSEVVASTTDVLFEAAHWDPAMVGRTARRHKLFSEAAKRWERGVDPALPLVALERAVRLLTEHAGGTVGEEILDLDHVRPRTPVVLPADLPSRRVGVGYSPQRVVELLELVGCTVTRGADRLGEDAGEVGVPAGSGDVLTVTPPSWRPDLTDPADLVEEVVRLDGYDRVPSVLPTAPAGRGLTWQQQRRRAVARSLAERGYVEVLAHPFVAADLADQLGLPADDPRRPAVRVANPLSEEEPLLRTTLLGPLLGIARRNIGRGLRDVAIYEIGAVFHPRPGAGAPPAMGVDRRPTDAEFAAADAVVPDQPRHVAVVLAGELEPAGWWGAGRAAGWADAVQAGRDVLAAAGIPADRIGVRAATYAPWHPGRCAELLVDDVVVGHAGELHPSVVATLELPRRTSAMELNLDAVPAAPTVTGPAISTFPPALIDVALVVDESVPAAEVQRALVEGAGELLEGVRLFDVYASDQLGAGRRSLAYKLTFRAPDRTLTVEEAVAARDAAVAEAARRVDATLRGA; encoded by the coding sequence ATGCGAGTTTCTGTCAGTTGGCTGCGGGAGTACGTCGACCTCCCCGCCGACCTGCCCACCGGCGACCTGGAGCAGGCGCTGGTCGACCTCGGCATCGAGGTCGAGTCGATCGTGGACCTGCGGGAGACCGTCAGCGGTCCGCTGGTCGTCGGTGAGGTCCTGGAGATCGAGGAGCTGACCGGCTTCAAGAAGCCGATCCGGTTCTGCCGGGTCGACGTGGGTGCCGCCAACGGCACCGGCGAGCCCCAGGAGATCGTCTGCGGGGCGCGCAACTTCGCCCCCGGCGACCGGGTGGTGGTGATCCTCCCCGGCGGCGTGCTGCCCGGTGACTTCCACATCGGCGCGCGCAAGACGTACGGGCGCAACTCCCACGGCATGATCTGCTCCGCGAAGGAGCTGGGCCTCGGCGACGACCACTCGGGCATCATCGTGCTGCCGGAGGACACCCCCGCCAAGCCGGGCGACGACGCGCGGCCCGTGGTGGGGCTCGACGACGTCGTGGTCGAGCTGGAGATCACCCCGGACCGGGGGTACGCGCTGAGCCTGCGCGGCCTGGCCCGGGAGCTGGCCCACGCCCTGGCCGTCGAGTTCCGCGACCCCGGTCTGGCCGCCGCGCCGGGCGGCACCGCCGAGCCGGCGTACCCGGTCGAGGTGCGGGACACCGTGGGGTGCGACCGGTTCGCGGCCCGGCTGGTCCGCGGCGTGGACCCGACCGCGCAGACCCCCGGCTGGATGGCCCGGCGGCTCACCGTGGCCGGCATCCGCAGCATCTCCCTGCCGGTGGACATCACCAACTACGTGATGCTCGAACTCGGTCAGCCGATGCACGCCTTCGACGCCGACCGGATCAGCGGGCCGCTGGTGGTCCGCCGCGCCGAGCCGGGGGAGCAGCTGACCACGCTGGACGGGGTGAAGCGCACCCTGGCCGCCGAGGACATGGTCATCTGCGACGACACCGGGCCGATCTCGCTCGCCGCGGTGATGGGGGGCGAGACCAGTGAGGTCGTGGCGTCCACCACCGACGTGCTCTTCGAGGCGGCGCACTGGGACCCGGCGATGGTCGGCCGGACCGCCCGGCGGCACAAGCTGTTCAGCGAGGCGGCGAAGCGCTGGGAGCGGGGCGTCGACCCGGCCCTGCCGCTGGTCGCCCTGGAGCGGGCGGTACGGCTGCTCACCGAGCACGCCGGCGGCACGGTCGGGGAGGAGATCCTCGACCTCGACCACGTCCGGCCGCGTACCCCGGTGGTGCTGCCGGCGGACCTGCCGTCCCGGCGGGTCGGCGTGGGCTATTCGCCGCAGCGGGTGGTCGAGCTGCTGGAGCTGGTCGGCTGCACGGTCACCCGGGGCGCGGACCGGCTCGGCGAGGACGCCGGCGAGGTCGGGGTGCCCGCCGGCAGCGGTGACGTGCTCACCGTGACCCCGCCGAGCTGGCGGCCCGACCTGACCGACCCGGCCGACCTGGTCGAGGAGGTGGTCCGCCTCGACGGGTACGACCGGGTGCCGTCGGTGCTGCCGACCGCGCCCGCCGGCCGTGGCCTGACCTGGCAGCAGCAGCGCCGCCGGGCGGTGGCCCGCTCGCTGGCCGAGCGTGGGTACGTCGAGGTGCTCGCGCACCCGTTCGTCGCCGCCGACCTCGCCGACCAGCTCGGCCTGCCGGCCGACGACCCGCGTCGCCCCGCGGTCCGGGTGGCGAACCCGCTGTCGGAGGAGGAGCCGCTGCTGCGTACCACGCTGCTCGGCCCGCTGCTCGGCATCGCCAGGCGCAACATCGGCCGGGGCCTGCGCGACGTGGCGATCTATGAGATCGGTGCGGTCTTCCACCCGCGTCCCGGTGCCGGCGCCCCGCCCGCGATGGGCGTGGACCGGCGGCCGACCGACGCCGAGTTCGCCGCCGCCGACGCCGTGGTGCCGGACCAGCCCCGGCACGTCGCCGTGGTGCTCGCCGGTGAGCTGGAGCCGGCCGGCTGGTGGGGCGCGGGTCGCGCGGCCGGCTGGGCGGACGCGGTCCAGGCCGGCCGGGACGTGCTGGCCGCCGCCGGCATCCCCGCCGACCGGATCGGCGTCCGCGCCGCCACGTACGCCCCCTGGCACCCCGGCCGCTGCGCCGAGCTGCTGGTGGACGACGTGGTGGTCGGGCACGCCGGTGAGCTGCACCCGAGCGTGGTGGCGACGCTGGAGCTGCCCCGCCGCACCAGCGCCATGGAGCTGAACCTGGACGCGGTGCCCGCCGCGCCCACGGTGACCGGGCCGGCCATCTCCACCTTCCCGCCGGCGCTGATCGACGTGGCGCTGGTGGTGGACGAGTCGGTCCCGGCGGCCGAGGTGCAGCGCGCCCTGGTCGAGGGGGCCGGCGAGCTGCTGGAGGGGGTCCGGCTCTTCGACGTGTACGCCTCGGACCAGCTCGGCGCCGGGCGCAGGTCGCTCGCGTACAAGCTGACCTTCCGGGCTCCGGACCGGACGCTGACCGTCGAGGAGGCGGTCGCCGCCCGCGACGCGGCCGTCGCCGAGGCCGCCCGCCGCGTCGACGCCACCCTGCGCGGCGCCTGA
- the argJ gene encoding bifunctional glutamate N-acetyltransferase/amino-acid acetyltransferase ArgJ, translated as MTVTTPRGFRAAGVAAGLKASGAADIALVVNDGPDATVAGVFTENRVKAAPVLWTQQVVRGGVVRAVVLNSGGANACTGPAGFQDTHATAEHTAAALTASSPRRRLGAGEVAVCSTGLIGERLPMQKLLPGVRGAIRGLTRDGGAAAAEAIMTTDTRPKTTVAKGSGWTVGGMAKGAGMLAPAMATMLCVLTTDAVAGPDALDAALRAATRVTFDRIDSDGCMSTNDTVLLLASGASGVEPSEAELTAAVTAACHDLAQQLIADAEGATKQIAIDVVGAATEDDAVEVGRSVARNNLVKTALFGNDPNWGRILAAVGTTSAAFEPDGVDVAVNGIWVCRGGAAAEDRSKVDLSGRDVTIRIDLHAGDAAATVWTNDLSHAYVHENSAYSS; from the coding sequence ATGACCGTCACCACCCCCCGGGGCTTCCGGGCCGCCGGCGTCGCCGCCGGGCTCAAGGCCAGCGGCGCCGCCGACATCGCCCTCGTCGTCAACGACGGCCCCGACGCCACCGTCGCCGGCGTCTTCACCGAGAACCGGGTCAAGGCCGCGCCGGTGCTCTGGACCCAGCAGGTCGTGCGGGGCGGCGTGGTCCGGGCCGTGGTGCTCAACTCCGGCGGCGCGAACGCCTGCACCGGCCCGGCCGGTTTCCAGGACACCCACGCCACCGCCGAGCACACCGCCGCGGCGCTCACCGCCAGCAGCCCCCGGCGGCGGCTCGGCGCGGGCGAGGTGGCGGTCTGCTCCACCGGCCTGATCGGCGAGCGGCTGCCGATGCAGAAGCTGCTCCCTGGCGTCCGGGGCGCCATCCGCGGGCTCACCCGGGACGGCGGCGCGGCGGCGGCCGAGGCGATCATGACCACCGACACCCGGCCCAAGACCACCGTCGCGAAGGGCAGCGGCTGGACCGTCGGCGGCATGGCCAAGGGCGCCGGCATGCTCGCCCCCGCCATGGCCACCATGCTCTGCGTCCTCACCACCGACGCGGTGGCCGGGCCGGACGCGCTCGACGCCGCGCTGCGCGCCGCCACCCGGGTCACCTTCGACCGGATCGACTCGGACGGCTGCATGTCCACCAACGACACGGTGCTGCTGCTGGCCAGCGGCGCGTCCGGCGTCGAGCCGAGCGAGGCGGAGCTGACCGCCGCGGTCACCGCCGCCTGCCACGACCTGGCCCAGCAGCTCATCGCCGACGCCGAGGGCGCCACCAAGCAGATCGCCATCGACGTGGTCGGGGCCGCGACCGAGGACGACGCGGTCGAGGTCGGCCGGTCCGTCGCCCGGAACAACCTGGTCAAGACCGCGCTCTTCGGCAACGACCCGAACTGGGGCCGGATCCTCGCCGCCGTCGGCACCACCTCGGCCGCGTTCGAGCCGGACGGCGTGGACGTCGCGGTCAACGGGATCTGGGTCTGCCGGGGCGGGGCCGCCGCCGAGGACCGCTCCAAGGTCGACCTGAGCGGGCGGGACGTCACCATCCGGATCGACCTGCACGCCGGCGACGCCGCGGCCACCGTCTGGACCAACGACCTGTCGCACGCGTACGTCCACGAGAACTCGGCCTATTCCTCATGA
- the argB gene encoding acetylglutamate kinase: protein MSLSADLTRAQAKAETLIEALPWLADFSGATVVIKYGGNAMVDPELQRAFAADMVFLRYAGLKPVVVHGGGPQISAMLGRLGIASEFKGGLRVTTPEAMDVVRMVLVGQVGRELVGLVNAYGPFAVGLSGEDAGLFTAVRRPAYVDGEPVDVGQVGDVESVNVSAVADLIAAGRIPVISTVAPDVDGVLHNLNADTAAAALAVALQARKLVVLTDVPGLYADWPDTSSLISEITTDDLAKLLPALESGMVPKMEACLRAVREGVPAAHVVDGRVAHSTLLEVFTSEGFGTMVIGS, encoded by the coding sequence ATGAGTCTCTCCGCCGACCTCACCCGGGCCCAGGCCAAGGCCGAGACGCTGATCGAGGCGCTCCCCTGGCTGGCCGACTTCTCCGGCGCGACCGTCGTGATCAAGTACGGCGGCAACGCCATGGTCGACCCCGAACTCCAGCGCGCCTTCGCCGCCGACATGGTCTTCCTGCGCTACGCCGGGCTCAAGCCGGTCGTGGTGCACGGCGGCGGGCCGCAGATCTCCGCCATGCTGGGTCGGCTCGGCATCGCCAGCGAGTTCAAGGGCGGCCTGCGGGTCACCACCCCCGAGGCGATGGACGTCGTCCGGATGGTGCTGGTCGGCCAGGTCGGGCGGGAACTGGTCGGGCTGGTCAACGCGTACGGCCCGTTCGCCGTCGGCCTCTCCGGCGAGGACGCCGGCCTCTTCACCGCGGTGCGCCGCCCGGCGTACGTGGACGGGGAGCCGGTCGACGTCGGCCAGGTCGGCGACGTCGAGTCGGTGAACGTCTCGGCCGTGGCGGACCTCATCGCGGCCGGCCGGATCCCGGTGATCTCCACGGTCGCGCCGGACGTCGACGGGGTGCTGCACAACCTCAACGCCGACACCGCCGCCGCCGCGCTCGCGGTCGCCCTCCAGGCCCGCAAGCTGGTCGTCCTCACCGACGTCCCCGGCCTGTACGCCGACTGGCCGGACACGTCCAGCCTGATCAGCGAGATCACCACGGACGACCTGGCGAAGCTGCTGCCCGCCCTGGAGTCGGGGATGGTCCCCAAGATGGAGGCCTGCCTGCGGGCGGTCCGCGAGGGTGTGCCCGCCGCGCACGTCGTCGACGGCCGGGTCGCCCACTCCACGCTGCTCGAAGTGTTCACCTCAGAGGGGTTCGGAACGATGGTGATCGGGTCATGA
- the argC gene encoding N-acetyl-gamma-glutamyl-phosphate reductase, whose amino-acid sequence MGIRVAVAGASGYAGGELLRLVAGHPEFDLVAATAHRQAGQPVAAVHPQLTGLDLVLGATDPATLADADLVFLALPHGESAALAAALPETVTVVDLGADHRLHDADAWARWYGGPHAGAWTYGLPELPGQRAAIAAATRVASTGCYAVATTLALAPLIAADAVFPADVVVVAASGTSGAGRAAKAHLLGSEVMGDLSPYKVGAHQHVPEIKQATGATSLSFTPVLAPMPRGILATVTAVPTGDADPREVLARAYADTPFVHVLPEGAWPHTAATAGSNSCHLQATVDADSGRVIVVSAIDNLGKGAAGQAVQNANLMLGLPETTGLSTFGMAP is encoded by the coding sequence ATGGGCATCCGAGTCGCGGTCGCCGGGGCCAGCGGGTACGCCGGGGGCGAACTGCTGCGCCTGGTCGCCGGGCACCCGGAGTTCGACCTGGTCGCCGCCACCGCGCACCGTCAGGCCGGCCAACCCGTCGCCGCCGTACACCCGCAGCTCACCGGGCTGGACCTGGTCCTCGGGGCGACCGACCCGGCCACCCTGGCCGACGCGGACCTGGTCTTCCTGGCCCTGCCGCACGGCGAGTCGGCGGCCCTGGCCGCCGCCCTGCCCGAAACCGTCACGGTGGTCGACCTCGGGGCCGACCACCGGCTGCACGACGCCGACGCGTGGGCCCGCTGGTACGGCGGCCCGCACGCCGGCGCCTGGACCTACGGCCTGCCCGAGCTGCCCGGTCAACGCGCGGCGATCGCCGCCGCCACCCGGGTGGCCAGCACCGGCTGCTACGCGGTCGCCACCACCCTGGCCCTCGCCCCGCTGATCGCCGCCGACGCGGTCTTCCCCGCCGACGTGGTGGTGGTCGCCGCCTCCGGCACCTCCGGCGCGGGCCGGGCCGCCAAGGCCCACCTGCTCGGCAGCGAGGTGATGGGCGACCTGTCGCCCTACAAGGTCGGCGCCCACCAGCACGTGCCGGAGATCAAGCAGGCCACCGGCGCGACCAGCCTCTCCTTCACCCCCGTCCTCGCGCCCATGCCGCGGGGCATCCTCGCCACCGTCACCGCCGTGCCCACCGGCGACGCCGACCCGCGCGAGGTGCTGGCCCGGGCGTACGCGGACACCCCGTTCGTGCACGTGCTGCCCGAGGGCGCCTGGCCGCACACCGCCGCCACCGCCGGCTCCAACTCCTGCCACCTCCAGGCCACGGTCGACGCCGACTCCGGCCGGGTGATCGTGGTCAGCGCCATCGACAACCTCGGCAAGGGCGCCGCGGGTCAGGCCGTGCAGAACGCCAACCTCATGCTCGGCCTCCCCGAGACCACCGGGCTCTCCACGTTCGGGATGGCACCATGA
- a CDS encoding beta-1,3-glucanase family protein — translation MRITRRFVGILAALVLATATSIGAATLARAVGPNLLPFTVTNSTGRTDAVHLYVLGVDLTSGRLGYVNADGVFTPWPAGGLPPTPAPDVSIPGPAAGASTVLKVPRNLSGRVYFSFGEKLRFLLTPDGLVQPAPWAAGDPNRDILFDWSEFTYNDSGLWLNSSQVDMFAVPHVVSVTGADGTTRSTGALVDDGRNKVIDAVRAQPGWGNSVQTRADGTVLRVLSPGKAADAGRFSTSYLDPYITAAWNTYATRTLTVAPFTEQPNVTYFGRTSGDTMTFTDGAGQRVASFTKPSSSDVWDCDGALAAPNDLVVGPIARTLCAALHRSTLASRDVQPSGGPADFYQGTLTNHYSRIVHANMVDGKAYGFAFDDVLNQESLVHDGDPRAAGIDLSPFGPGGGPTSPPPSPTPTSASPSPTVTASPPPACDDGSGAMSRMLQANGSLTFLPRPATTVSLPAAAGNHDGTPTNAEVFTACGLTGRYTGAGTGFDLLVDAGTAAGDGVQLRVSYDLTGDGTFDRVETYRYFATDPVTGMEHYRQTQGLASATGTLGDLRNGTVRVEVWNAIGGTATTLGVGNGSTLTLPYSGDTPPPPSPTPSASVSDSPSPDPTMSPFGPQLYLEEPNVLWQRPAGTAQTTIAAANGSWVGTPHTPRVYRSGNLTATYTGGTTSFRLLLDAGTAVGNGTQVRVSYDLTGDGTWDRVETYNYYATDPVVGWETYTQNQGRVSATGALGDLRGGLVQVEVWNAIGSASTSLAVGDQSSVVLPYTA, via the coding sequence TTGCGCATCACGAGGAGATTCGTCGGAATCCTGGCGGCGCTCGTCCTGGCCACCGCCACATCGATCGGAGCGGCGACGCTGGCCCGGGCCGTCGGCCCCAACCTGCTGCCGTTCACCGTCACCAACAGCACCGGACGCACCGACGCCGTGCACCTCTACGTGCTCGGCGTCGACCTCACCTCCGGCCGGCTGGGCTACGTCAACGCCGACGGCGTCTTCACGCCGTGGCCGGCCGGCGGCCTGCCCCCCACCCCGGCGCCGGACGTCTCCATCCCCGGCCCGGCCGCCGGGGCGAGCACCGTGCTCAAGGTGCCCCGCAACCTCTCCGGCCGGGTCTACTTCTCCTTCGGGGAGAAGCTGAGGTTCCTCCTCACCCCCGACGGCCTGGTCCAACCCGCCCCCTGGGCGGCCGGTGACCCGAACCGGGACATCCTCTTCGACTGGTCCGAGTTCACCTACAACGACTCCGGGCTCTGGCTCAACAGCTCACAGGTCGACATGTTCGCCGTACCCCACGTGGTGAGCGTGACCGGCGCCGACGGCACCACCCGGAGCACCGGCGCCCTCGTCGACGACGGGCGGAACAAGGTGATCGACGCGGTCCGCGCCCAGCCCGGCTGGGGCAACTCGGTGCAGACCCGCGCCGACGGCACCGTGCTGCGGGTGCTCTCCCCCGGCAAGGCCGCCGACGCCGGCCGGTTCAGCACCAGCTACCTCGACCCGTACATCACGGCCGCCTGGAACACGTACGCGACGAGGACGCTGACCGTCGCCCCCTTCACCGAGCAGCCGAACGTGACGTACTTCGGGCGCACCAGCGGCGACACCATGACCTTCACCGACGGCGCCGGCCAGCGGGTCGCCTCGTTCACCAAGCCGTCCAGCTCGGACGTGTGGGACTGCGACGGGGCGCTCGCCGCCCCCAACGACCTCGTGGTCGGGCCGATCGCCCGTACCCTCTGCGCCGCGCTGCACCGCTCCACCCTCGCCAGCCGGGACGTGCAGCCCTCCGGCGGGCCGGCCGACTTCTACCAGGGCACGCTCACCAACCACTACTCGCGGATCGTGCACGCGAACATGGTCGACGGGAAGGCGTACGGCTTCGCCTTCGACGACGTGCTCAACCAGGAGTCGCTGGTCCACGACGGTGACCCGCGCGCTGCCGGCATCGACCTGAGCCCGTTCGGGCCGGGCGGTGGACCGACCAGCCCGCCGCCGAGCCCCACCCCGACCAGCGCCAGCCCCTCGCCGACCGTGACCGCCAGCCCGCCACCGGCATGCGACGACGGCAGCGGCGCCATGAGCCGGATGCTGCAGGCCAACGGCTCGCTGACGTTCCTGCCCCGACCGGCCACCACCGTGTCGCTGCCGGCCGCCGCCGGCAACCACGACGGCACCCCCACCAACGCCGAGGTCTTCACCGCCTGCGGCCTCACCGGCCGGTACACCGGCGCGGGCACCGGCTTCGACCTGCTCGTCGACGCCGGCACCGCGGCCGGCGACGGGGTCCAGCTCCGGGTCTCGTACGACCTGACCGGCGACGGCACGTTCGACCGGGTGGAGACCTACCGCTACTTCGCCACCGACCCGGTCACGGGCATGGAGCACTACCGCCAGACGCAGGGCCTGGCCTCCGCCACCGGGACCCTCGGCGACCTGCGCAACGGCACCGTACGCGTCGAGGTCTGGAACGCCATCGGCGGCACGGCGACCACCCTCGGCGTCGGCAACGGCTCGACCCTCACCCTGCCGTACAGCGGTGACACCCCGCCCCCGCCGAGCCCCACTCCGTCGGCGTCGGTGTCGGACAGCCCGTCGCCGGACCCGACGATGAGCCCGTTCGGGCCGCAGCTCTATCTGGAGGAGCCGAACGTGCTCTGGCAGCGCCCGGCGGGCACCGCGCAGACCACGATCGCGGCGGCCAACGGCAGCTGGGTGGGCACCCCGCACACGCCCCGGGTCTACCGGTCGGGCAACCTGACCGCGACGTACACCGGAGGCACGACCTCGTTCCGCCTACTCCTGGACGCCGGTACCGCGGTCGGCAACGGCACCCAGGTCCGGGTCTCGTACGACCTGACCGGCGACGGCACCTGGGACCGGGTGGAGACCTACAACTACTACGCCACCGACCCGGTCGTCGGATGGGAGACCTACACCCAGAACCAGGGCCGCGTGTCGGCCACCGGCGCCCTCGGCGACCTGCGAGGTGGCCTCGTGCAGGTGGAGGTCTGGAACGCCATCGGGTCGGCCTCCACCAGCCTCGCCGTCGGCGACCAGTCCAGCGTCGTCCTGCCGTACACGGCCTGA
- the argF gene encoding ornithine carbamoyltransferase, whose amino-acid sequence MIRHFLRDDDLTPAEQAGVLDLAARMKADRFGHQPLAGPKSVAVLFDKQSLRTRISFDVGIAELGGHPLVVDTQVTHFGRGETLADAGRVLSRYVAAIVLRTHGDDRIAEVASHATVPVVNALTDDYHPCQLLADLLTVRERFGATAGRTLAYVGDAANNMAHSYLLAGATAGMHVRIAGPVGFQPDPDVVTRAAKIAAGTGGSVRVLTDPVEAVRDADVVATDTWTSMGQESDGLDRITPFRPYQVNDALLDAAGPDVIVLHCLPAHRGEEITDEVLDGPRSAVFDQAENRLHAQKALLTFLLEASS is encoded by the coding sequence GTGATCCGGCACTTCCTGCGGGACGACGACCTGACGCCGGCCGAGCAGGCGGGCGTGCTCGACCTGGCCGCGCGGATGAAGGCCGACCGGTTCGGCCACCAGCCGCTCGCCGGGCCGAAGTCGGTGGCGGTGCTCTTCGACAAGCAGAGCCTGCGGACCCGGATCTCCTTCGACGTGGGCATCGCCGAGCTGGGCGGCCACCCCCTCGTGGTGGACACCCAGGTCACCCACTTCGGGCGCGGCGAGACCCTGGCCGACGCCGGCCGGGTGCTGTCGCGTTACGTCGCGGCGATCGTGCTGCGTACCCACGGCGACGACCGGATCGCCGAGGTCGCCTCGCACGCGACCGTCCCGGTGGTCAACGCGCTCACCGACGACTACCACCCGTGCCAGCTCCTCGCCGACCTGCTCACCGTCCGCGAGCGGTTCGGCGCCACCGCCGGACGGACCCTGGCGTACGTGGGGGACGCGGCGAACAACATGGCGCACTCGTACCTGCTGGCCGGGGCGACCGCCGGGATGCACGTGCGGATCGCCGGGCCGGTCGGGTTCCAGCCCGACCCGGACGTGGTGACCCGGGCGGCGAAGATCGCCGCCGGCACCGGCGGGTCGGTACGGGTGCTCACCGACCCGGTCGAGGCGGTCCGCGACGCCGACGTGGTGGCCACCGACACCTGGACCTCGATGGGCCAGGAGTCCGACGGGCTCGACCGGATCACCCCGTTCCGGCCGTACCAGGTCAACGACGCGCTGCTCGACGCGGCCGGGCCGGACGTCATCGTGCTGCACTGCCTGCCCGCCCACCGGGGCGAGGAGATCACCGACGAGGTGCTCGACGGGCCGCGCAGCGCGGTCTTCGACCAGGCGGAGAATCGCCTGCACGCCCAGAAGGCGCTGCTGACGTTTCTCCTGGAGGCCTCCTCATGA
- a CDS encoding acetylornithine transaminase produces MSTLVERWGQAMMDNYGTPPLALVAGTGAVVTDETGREYVDLLGGIAVNALGHAHPAVVAAVSKQVATLGHVSNLFVAEPPVALAELLLALAGRPGRVFFANSGAEANEAAFKLSRLTGRSHVVAATGGFHGRTMGALALTGQPAKADPFRPLPGDVTHVSYGDTAALDAAVTDATAMVILEPVQGENGVVVPPAGYLAQARRITGRRGALLVLDEVQTGIGRTGHWFAHQAEGVEPDIVTLAKGLGGGLPIGACLAFGPAAELLGPGSHGTTFGGNPISCAAALAVISTIASEGLLDHVKRVGERLRRGVEALHHPLVAEVRGAGLLLGIVLTGPVSGAVTAALRDAGFLVNPVQPDVVRLAPPLILTADQVDAFLAALPTALDAASPAGAPAAMEVDA; encoded by the coding sequence ATGAGCACGCTGGTGGAACGCTGGGGCCAGGCCATGATGGACAACTACGGCACTCCGCCGCTGGCGCTGGTCGCCGGCACCGGCGCGGTGGTCACCGACGAGACCGGCCGGGAGTACGTCGACCTGCTCGGCGGCATCGCGGTGAACGCCCTCGGCCACGCCCACCCGGCCGTGGTGGCCGCAGTGTCGAAGCAGGTCGCCACCCTCGGGCACGTCTCGAACCTCTTCGTCGCCGAGCCGCCGGTGGCCCTGGCCGAGCTGCTGTTGGCGCTCGCCGGCCGGCCCGGGCGGGTCTTCTTCGCCAACTCGGGCGCGGAGGCCAACGAGGCGGCGTTCAAGCTCTCCCGGCTCACCGGCCGGTCCCACGTGGTCGCCGCGACCGGCGGCTTCCACGGCCGGACCATGGGCGCGCTCGCGCTCACCGGCCAGCCGGCCAAGGCCGACCCCTTCCGCCCGCTCCCCGGCGACGTCACCCACGTGTCGTACGGCGACACCGCCGCCCTCGACGCGGCCGTCACCGACGCCACCGCCATGGTGATCCTCGAACCGGTCCAGGGCGAGAACGGCGTCGTCGTCCCGCCCGCCGGCTACCTGGCGCAGGCGCGTCGGATCACCGGGCGGCGCGGCGCGCTGCTGGTCCTGGACGAGGTGCAGACCGGCATCGGCCGGACCGGGCACTGGTTCGCGCACCAGGCCGAGGGGGTGGAGCCGGACATCGTCACCCTGGCCAAGGGGCTCGGCGGTGGCCTGCCGATCGGCGCCTGCCTGGCCTTCGGTCCGGCCGCCGAGCTGCTCGGTCCCGGCTCGCACGGCACCACCTTCGGCGGCAACCCGATCAGCTGCGCGGCGGCCCTCGCCGTCATCTCCACCATCGCCAGCGAGGGGCTGCTCGACCACGTCAAGCGGGTCGGTGAGCGGCTGCGGCGGGGCGTGGAGGCGCTGCACCATCCCCTCGTCGCCGAGGTGCGCGGCGCCGGGCTGCTGCTCGGGATCGTGCTCACCGGGCCGGTCTCCGGCGCGGTGACCGCCGCCCTGCGCGACGCCGGCTTCCTGGTCAACCCGGTGCAGCCGGACGTGGTCCGGCTCGCCCCGCCGCTGATCCTCACCGCCGACCAGGTCGACGCCTTCCTGGCCGCCCTCCCCACCGCCCTCGACGCCGCGTCGCCGGCCGGCGCCCCCGCCGCCATGGAGGTGGACGCGTGA